The following proteins come from a genomic window of Flavobacterium crocinum:
- a CDS encoding formylglycine-generating enzyme family protein, with the protein MKNKTFWIFAILTISIISLAYSYTKLMVPKKEIAAAAGCHETPNTSEPSVFKPTIENKNKPTGKTPEGMVWIPGGEFSMGSNVEDESLCSIKGVTKDAAPIHRVYVDGYYMDKTEVTNEEFEKFVKATGYVTVAEQKPTKEEFPTASEEDLVTGSVVFTPTPSAVNLNNFLQWWRYEPGADWRHPEGPQSTIKGKEKYPVVHVVYEDAAAYAKWAGKRLPTEAEWEFAARGGKTGNLYAWGNTLKPNGKFQANIYQGHFPIKDGDTGEDGFKGIAPTAQFAPNAYGLYDMAGNVWEWVNDWYSVDYYKSLAESGKTIKNPQGPDAYYDPNDPTEVKRVHRGGSFLCTDQYCTRYMVGTRGKGEIRSAANHVGFRCVKSI; encoded by the coding sequence ATGAAAAATAAAACTTTTTGGATTTTTGCTATACTGACAATTTCCATCATTTCGCTTGCTTACAGTTATACCAAATTAATGGTGCCTAAAAAAGAAATAGCAGCTGCTGCAGGATGTCATGAAACTCCAAATACCTCTGAACCTTCAGTTTTTAAACCAACCATCGAAAACAAAAACAAACCAACCGGAAAAACACCAGAAGGAATGGTTTGGATTCCCGGCGGTGAATTCTCCATGGGAAGTAATGTTGAAGATGAAAGTTTATGCAGTATTAAAGGTGTTACCAAAGATGCAGCTCCAATTCATCGTGTGTATGTTGATGGTTATTATATGGATAAAACAGAAGTGACTAACGAAGAATTTGAAAAATTTGTGAAAGCTACAGGTTATGTAACAGTTGCAGAGCAAAAACCGACTAAAGAGGAATTTCCAACAGCCAGCGAAGAAGATTTAGTTACAGGCTCTGTTGTTTTTACTCCTACTCCATCGGCAGTAAATCTAAACAACTTTCTACAATGGTGGCGTTATGAACCCGGTGCAGACTGGAGACATCCTGAAGGACCACAAAGCACTATTAAAGGAAAAGAAAAATACCCTGTAGTTCATGTGGTTTACGAAGATGCTGCTGCTTATGCAAAATGGGCAGGAAAAAGACTTCCGACTGAAGCTGAATGGGAATTTGCTGCAAGAGGTGGAAAAACAGGAAATTTATACGCTTGGGGAAATACATTGAAACCGAATGGAAAATTTCAGGCTAATATCTATCAGGGACACTTTCCTATAAAAGATGGCGATACAGGAGAAGATGGATTTAAAGGAATTGCTCCGACAGCTCAATTTGCACCAAATGCCTACGGTTTATATGACATGGCGGGAAATGTTTGGGAATGGGTTAACGACTGGTACAGTGTAGATTATTACAAATCGTTAGCTGAAAGCGGTAAAACAATTAAAAATCCACAAGGTCCTGATGCTTACTACGATCCAAACGATCCAACAGAAGTAAAACGTGTACACCGAGGCGGTTCATTTTTATGTACCGATCAATATTGCACCCGATATATGGTAGGAACAAGAGGAAAAGGCGAAATCAGATCTGCCGCAAATCATGTTGGTTTTAGATGTGTAAAAAGTATTTAA
- a CDS encoding OprO/OprP family phosphate-selective porin, protein MFSHQNKIQIWKYFLLFGILFIGLKGISQEEVKKDTTKIMSVRYGDKGFELRTNDNKFLFQLHSRLQFRFSTPYDTDPLTYDDYSQDAKTTFKINRARLKIGGHAFEPWLKYYWEYELSQSNLLDFRLMIEKWDFLSFKVGQWKTEFTRERFISSGEQQMVERSLINRPFTVDRQLGAEVYGHLKGKGIADFNYWFAALTGTGRGSTSNDDNNLMYFGRAQWNFLGRFLDFEGCDLEFHEKLTPIIAFSAITNRSPYTRFSQAGGGSLDGFENGLAGQYRVNQWNLETAFMYRGFSWQSEWHTKEIIDKYNNNDMTVMKGYYAQAGYFFHHVFHWWPQHLEMAVRHAAYRPDYSIKQNRQDESTLAFNWFFKGHKNKLTSEVSYFSFQDKTLPLEQGWRFRIQWDISL, encoded by the coding sequence ATGTTTAGCCATCAAAATAAAATACAGATCTGGAAATATTTTCTTTTGTTCGGAATATTATTTATTGGTTTAAAAGGAATTTCTCAAGAAGAAGTAAAAAAAGACACTACAAAAATAATGAGTGTCCGATATGGAGATAAAGGATTTGAATTGCGAACAAATGACAATAAGTTTTTGTTCCAATTACATAGCAGACTTCAATTTCGTTTTTCGACACCTTACGATACCGATCCTCTAACTTATGACGATTACAGTCAGGATGCCAAAACCACTTTTAAAATAAATCGAGCGAGATTAAAAATAGGTGGTCATGCCTTTGAACCCTGGCTGAAATATTATTGGGAATACGAATTAAGTCAGTCCAACTTGCTCGATTTTAGATTAATGATTGAGAAATGGGATTTTCTGAGTTTTAAAGTAGGACAATGGAAAACTGAGTTTACACGGGAACGTTTCATCAGCAGTGGCGAACAACAAATGGTAGAAAGATCTCTTATCAATAGACCTTTTACAGTTGACAGACAATTAGGAGCCGAAGTTTACGGTCATTTAAAAGGAAAAGGAATCGCCGATTTTAATTATTGGTTTGCCGCCTTAACAGGAACTGGACGTGGAAGCACCTCAAATGATGATAATAATTTAATGTATTTTGGAAGGGCACAATGGAATTTCTTAGGAAGGTTTCTCGATTTTGAAGGCTGTGATTTGGAATTTCACGAAAAACTAACTCCTATTATTGCTTTTTCAGCTATAACAAACCGAAGTCCTTATACCCGTTTTTCTCAAGCAGGAGGCGGTTCGCTTGACGGATTTGAAAATGGTTTAGCCGGACAATACAGAGTAAATCAGTGGAATTTGGAAACCGCGTTTATGTACCGTGGTTTTTCATGGCAGAGCGAGTGGCATACCAAAGAAATTATAGATAAATACAACAACAATGATATGACCGTCATGAAAGGGTATTACGCTCAGGCCGGATACTTCTTCCATCATGTTTTTCATTGGTGGCCACAACATCTTGAAATGGCAGTACGACATGCAGCTTACAGACCTGACTATTCCATTAAACAAAATCGGCAAGACGAATCGACACTGGCTTTTAACTGGTTTTTTAAAGGACATAAAAACAAACTTACTTCAGAAGTCAGTTATTTCAGTTTTCAGGACAAAACGTTGCCATTAGAACAAGGCTGGCGTTTTAGAATTCAGTGGGATATTTCACTCTAA
- a CDS encoding YdeI/OmpD-associated family protein — protein sequence MGNQSENKGIWKYSEKWEEELLLLKAILDKTELTETTKWGGPVYVYGKKNVVGIGGFKDYFTIWFFNGVFLKDPKKKLVNAQEDITKSLRQWRFTSKEEVNEKEVLEYIYEAIENEKQGKVIKPAKKEAIISELLNKEMEQNPALKEAFENFKPYKQYEFLEYIESAKQEKTKLARIEKVVPMILQNIGLNDKYR from the coding sequence TTGGGAAATCAATCCGAAAATAAAGGCATTTGGAAGTACAGTGAGAAATGGGAAGAAGAATTACTTCTTCTTAAAGCTATCCTTGACAAAACAGAACTAACCGAAACCACAAAATGGGGCGGTCCGGTTTATGTATACGGAAAAAAGAATGTCGTAGGAATTGGTGGTTTTAAAGACTATTTTACCATTTGGTTTTTCAACGGCGTTTTCCTGAAAGACCCTAAAAAGAAACTGGTAAATGCTCAGGAAGACATAACAAAATCTTTAAGACAATGGCGTTTTACTTCTAAAGAGGAAGTAAATGAAAAAGAAGTTTTAGAATATATTTATGAAGCCATTGAAAACGAAAAACAGGGAAAAGTAATAAAACCTGCTAAAAAAGAAGCTATTATTTCTGAATTGCTAAATAAAGAAATGGAACAAAATCCTGCCTTAAAAGAAGCTTTTGAAAATTTCAAACCTTACAAACAATATGAGTTTCTAGAATATATTGAATCGGCTAAACAGGAAAAAACAAAACTTGCCCGAATCGAGAAAGTTGTTCCAATGATTTTGCAGAATATTGGACTGAATGATAAATATAGGTAA
- the nusB gene encoding transcription antitermination factor NusB, with the protein MQSIYAMHQSGSDNMEKEEKFLFYSIDNIQDLYLIMLSSLIEICKKEAVYLHLSSKKHLATAAERNPNEKFVKNKIFQLLAESNSLSIALENRKINNWSLNDDYIILLLNDVKASDIYKKYMSNNVNTFEEDRQFIIDLFENVIVPNEKLYEYLEDDKLTWVDDIPVVNTHIVKQLKAIKTEDSDDFRVPKLYKDVEDKDFAKDLFRRTILNETAFAKEYEDKTPNWDSDRIAEIDTIILKMAICEFVKFPSIPVKVTLNEYLEIAKEYSTPKSSIFINGILDNLVKELTANKKMLKTGRGLM; encoded by the coding sequence ATGCAATCCATTTATGCAATGCATCAAAGCGGTTCTGATAATATGGAAAAAGAAGAGAAATTTCTTTTTTACAGCATTGATAATATTCAGGATCTATATCTTATAATGCTTTCTTCATTGATAGAAATTTGTAAAAAAGAAGCCGTTTATTTACATCTGTCAAGTAAAAAACATCTTGCTACTGCAGCAGAACGTAATCCAAATGAAAAATTTGTAAAAAATAAAATTTTTCAACTTCTTGCCGAAAGCAACTCTCTTAGCATCGCTTTAGAAAATCGTAAAATCAACAACTGGTCATTAAACGACGATTATATTATTTTGCTTTTAAATGATGTTAAAGCAAGTGATATCTATAAAAAATACATGTCGAATAATGTCAATACGTTTGAAGAAGACAGGCAATTTATTATTGATTTGTTTGAAAACGTAATTGTTCCGAATGAAAAATTATATGAGTATTTAGAGGATGATAAATTAACGTGGGTTGATGATATTCCAGTTGTAAATACACATATTGTGAAACAATTGAAAGCCATTAAAACAGAAGATTCGGATGATTTTAGAGTGCCTAAATTGTACAAAGATGTTGAGGATAAAGATTTTGCTAAAGATTTGTTTAGAAGAACAATTTTAAATGAAACCGCTTTCGCTAAAGAATACGAAGACAAAACACCAAACTGGGACAGCGATCGTATTGCCGAAATTGATACTATTATCTTAAAAATGGCGATCTGTGAATTTGTTAAATTCCCATCGATTCCTGTAAAAGTAACTCTTAACGAATATTTAGAGATTGCAAAAGAGTATTCTACTCCAAAAAGCAGTATTTTTATCAACGGAATTTTAGATAATCTGGTAAAAGAGCTTACAGCTAATAAAAAGATGCTGAAAACTGGAAGAGGATTAATGTAA
- a CDS encoding DUF6515 family protein has product MKNISKTVRKSALMCLIGTFFLISTDSFAQRFGGGGAAHRGGGGNRGGNIGGATHTRPAQTARPAQTTRPGSNGGGIQRPTNSANKVTRPANSNNKITRPANSNNKTARPATAGNRNNNNRTGNRNTNISGNTVNRNRNNVNINVNNSVHVRNNRNTIVRPGPRPYVRPPYVYGGYRYNCYHPYYPRPYVPFYWGPVWHPWGFFVATLAVTAIVVSVESTQYHYDQGVWYTSTSGGYTAVPAPVGGTVNNIPSGAETVNTGTVNNYYYGGTYYEKDGGKYTVVAPTAGTIVEKLPEGGEEVTIGDAKYVKFGETYYQPVQIDGKDKYEVVQVEKE; this is encoded by the coding sequence ATGAAAAACATATCCAAAACAGTAAGAAAATCAGCACTGATGTGTTTGATTGGAACATTTTTCCTTATTTCAACAGATAGTTTTGCACAACGTTTCGGAGGAGGAGGTGCTGCTCACAGAGGCGGAGGAGGAAACAGAGGCGGCAACATTGGCGGTGCGACACATACAAGACCTGCGCAAACCGCAAGACCCGCACAAACCACAAGACCTGGCTCAAATGGAGGAGGTATACAACGACCAACTAATTCTGCCAATAAGGTAACCAGACCGGCTAATTCTAACAATAAAATAACAAGACCAGCCAACTCCAATAATAAAACGGCGAGACCTGCAACAGCCGGGAATAGAAACAATAACAATAGAACCGGCAACAGAAACACAAACATAAGCGGCAATACCGTTAACAGAAACCGAAATAATGTAAACATTAATGTTAACAATAGTGTTCATGTTCGCAACAATCGCAACACTATCGTTAGACCCGGACCAAGACCTTACGTACGTCCGCCTTATGTATATGGTGGTTACCGATACAATTGTTATCATCCTTATTATCCTCGTCCTTATGTTCCTTTTTATTGGGGACCTGTTTGGCATCCGTGGGGCTTCTTTGTGGCAACTTTAGCAGTTACAGCAATCGTGGTCAGTGTAGAAAGCACACAATATCATTATGATCAGGGAGTTTGGTACACTTCGACAAGCGGTGGTTATACGGCAGTTCCGGCACCAGTTGGCGGTACAGTAAACAATATTCCAAGCGGAGCAGAAACGGTTAATACAGGAACGGTAAATAATTATTACTACGGAGGAACCTATTACGAAAAAGACGGAGGGAAATACACCGTTGTTGCTCCTACTGCCGGAACCATTGTAGAGAAATTACCTGAAGGCGGCGAAGAAGTAACTATTGGAGACGCTAAATATGTAAAATTTGGCGAAACCTATTATCAACCCGTACAAATAGATGGAAAAGACAAATATGAAGTAGTTCAGGTTGAGAAAGAATGA
- a CDS encoding Glu/Leu/Phe/Val family dehydrogenase has protein sequence MDATFATGKELQKMDPVFGQLSFDDHEQIVFCNDKDTGLKAIIGIHNSVMGPALGGTRMWNYNTEWEALNDVLRLSRGMTFKSAITGLNIGGGKAVIIGDAKTQKTPELMRKFGEFVHSLSGRYITAEDVGMETKDMDTVRDVTPYVTGISEERGGSGNPSPITAYGVYLGMKAAAKSQFGTDVLDGKKVLVQGIGHVGETLVEYLTKEGAQVTISDINEEKLYQVASKYNATIYTGEDLYTADVDIYAPCAMGATINDNTVNKIKAKVIAGAANNQLADENVHGARLQERGILYAPDFLINAGGIINVYAELANYGKAEIMSKTENIYNTTLEIIDFAAKNNMTTTHKAALTIAQNRIDQRRIENAAK, from the coding sequence ATGGATGCAACTTTCGCAACTGGAAAGGAACTTCAAAAAATGGATCCTGTTTTTGGTCAATTATCTTTTGACGATCACGAACAAATTGTATTTTGCAATGACAAAGATACAGGTTTAAAAGCAATTATTGGTATTCATAATTCGGTTATGGGGCCAGCTTTGGGAGGAACCAGAATGTGGAATTATAACACAGAATGGGAAGCTTTAAACGATGTTTTACGTCTTTCCAGAGGTATGACGTTTAAATCTGCCATTACTGGACTTAATATTGGTGGAGGTAAAGCCGTAATTATCGGTGATGCTAAAACACAAAAAACACCTGAATTAATGCGTAAGTTTGGTGAATTCGTTCATTCACTTAGCGGAAGATATATTACTGCAGAGGATGTAGGGATGGAAACTAAAGACATGGATACCGTTAGAGATGTTACACCTTATGTTACGGGTATTTCTGAAGAGAGAGGTGGTTCCGGAAATCCTTCTCCAATTACAGCTTACGGAGTTTATTTAGGTATGAAAGCAGCTGCTAAAAGTCAGTTTGGTACTGATGTTTTGGATGGTAAAAAAGTTTTGGTACAGGGAATTGGACACGTAGGAGAAACTTTGGTTGAGTATTTAACTAAAGAAGGAGCTCAGGTAACGATTTCTGATATTAACGAAGAAAAATTATATCAGGTTGCTTCAAAATATAACGCGACCATTTACACTGGTGAAGATTTATATACAGCAGATGTTGATATCTACGCGCCTTGTGCAATGGGAGCAACAATCAATGATAACACAGTGAACAAAATTAAAGCTAAAGTGATTGCAGGTGCTGCCAACAATCAATTAGCAGACGAAAATGTTCACGGTGCAAGATTGCAGGAAAGAGGAATTTTATACGCTCCGGATTTCTTAATTAACGCGGGTGGAATTATCAATGTTTATGCTGAATTGGCAAACTATGGTAAAGCTGAAATCATGAGTAAAACAGAAAACATCTATAATACAACTTTAGAGATTATAGATTTTGCTGCTAAAAATAATATGACAACAACGCATAAAGCGGCTCTTACAATTGCTCAAAACAGAATTGATCAAAGAAGAATAGAGAACGCGGCGAAGTAA
- the yajC gene encoding preprotein translocase subunit YajC: MEQLTQFAPFLLMFVVLYFFMIRPQQKRAKNEKEFENSLKVGDKIVTKSGFHGKIAELAETTVVIETMSGKLKLERSAISLELSAALNKKA; encoded by the coding sequence ATGGAACAATTAACTCAATTTGCGCCATTTCTTTTAATGTTTGTGGTTCTTTATTTTTTCATGATCAGACCACAGCAAAAAAGAGCGAAAAATGAAAAAGAATTCGAAAACAGCCTTAAAGTAGGTGACAAAATAGTGACAAAAAGTGGTTTCCATGGTAAAATTGCTGAATTAGCAGAAACTACTGTTGTAATCGAAACAATGTCAGGAAAATTAAAATTAGAGCGTTCTGCTATTTCTTTAGAATTGAGTGCTGCTTTGAATAAAAAAGCATAA
- the pepT gene encoding peptidase T — translation MQHIIDRFISYITIDTESDPNSQTTPSTQKQWNLANKLVEELKAIGLEEVTIDDKAYIMATLPSNVDHEVPTIGFVSHFDTSPDFSGANVKPQIVENYDGKDIVLNAEKNIVLSPNYFKDLLLYKGQTIITTDGTTLLGADDKAGITEIVSAMEYLIQHPEIKHGKIRIGFTPDEEIGRGAHHFDVEKFGAQWAYTMDGSQIGELEYENFNAAGAKITFKGKSVHPGYAKGKMINSMLLANEFINELPKGETPEETKGYEGFFHVHHIKGNIEETVLELIIRDHNKKKFERRKELIHKIAKKFNKKFAKKFGEDIVIPIVKDQYFNMKEKVLPVKHIVDIAEKAMRELNIKPIIKPIRGGTDGSQLSFMGLPCPNIFAGGHNFHGKYEYVPAESIQKATDVIVKIAELTAIPGIFDAPEKTKKRR, via the coding sequence ATGCAACATATCATAGATCGTTTTATCAGTTATATAACAATTGATACTGAATCAGATCCAAATTCACAAACAACACCAAGTACTCAAAAACAATGGAATCTTGCCAATAAATTAGTTGAAGAACTAAAAGCAATCGGACTTGAAGAAGTAACTATAGATGATAAAGCGTATATCATGGCGACGCTTCCAAGCAACGTAGATCATGAAGTTCCTACAATTGGTTTTGTTTCTCATTTTGATACTTCACCAGATTTCAGCGGTGCAAATGTGAAACCGCAAATCGTTGAAAATTACGACGGAAAAGATATTGTTTTGAATGCTGAAAAAAACATTGTTTTGTCTCCAAACTATTTCAAAGACCTATTACTATATAAAGGACAAACGATCATCACTACTGACGGAACAACTTTGTTAGGCGCTGATGATAAAGCCGGAATTACAGAAATTGTTTCAGCAATGGAATATTTAATCCAGCATCCGGAAATTAAACACGGAAAAATCAGAATCGGTTTTACTCCAGATGAGGAAATCGGACGCGGAGCACATCATTTTGATGTTGAAAAATTCGGAGCACAATGGGCTTATACCATGGATGGAAGTCAGATTGGTGAATTAGAATATGAAAATTTCAATGCTGCCGGAGCAAAAATTACTTTTAAAGGAAAAAGCGTTCATCCTGGTTATGCCAAAGGAAAAATGATCAATTCGATGCTTTTGGCTAACGAATTCATTAATGAACTTCCGAAAGGCGAAACTCCTGAAGAAACAAAAGGTTACGAAGGTTTTTTTCACGTTCACCATATCAAAGGAAATATCGAAGAAACTGTCTTAGAATTGATTATTCGTGATCACAACAAAAAGAAATTCGAAAGACGAAAAGAACTGATTCATAAAATTGCTAAAAAATTCAATAAGAAATTTGCCAAGAAATTCGGTGAAGATATTGTAATTCCTATCGTAAAAGACCAATATTTCAATATGAAAGAAAAGGTTCTTCCTGTAAAACATATTGTTGATATTGCAGAAAAAGCAATGAGAGAATTAAACATCAAGCCAATCATTAAACCTATTCGAGGTGGAACTGATGGTTCTCAATTATCTTTTATGGGATTACCTTGTCCGAACATTTTTGCGGGCGGACATAATTTTCATGGAAAATACGAATATGTACCGGCAGAAAGCATCCAAAAAGCAACTGATGTAATTGTAAAAATTGCTGAATTAACTGCGATTCCGGGTATTTTTGACGCACCAGAAAAAACTAAAAAAAGAAGATAA
- a CDS encoding arylsulfatase yields the protein MRTSTNLFLKKSLFLFLAFLSFGLVSKSIAQADPREVRKENFKGVIELDVRNSKADWKPYTLKSAPEGAPNVLFILYDDTGQAAWSPYGGGINMPTMQKLADNGIIYTQWHTTALCSPTRSTLLTGRNHHLNGMSSITETADGYPGANARIPKQCATIGQVLQEAGWSTFWIGKNHNVPEQDVASGGSRSQWPTQMGFDRYYGFIGGETNQWYPDLAEDNHFIEPPYTPEEGYHLSKDLADKAIEYIKDQKATNPSKPWYMWYCPGANHAPHHAPEEYIAKYKGKFDSGYEAYRDWVLPRMIAKGILPKDTKNSPLNFLPPNLANPADYVKPWDKLSADEKKLFSKLAEVYAGFSEYTDAQVGRVIEYLEKTGQLENTVVIYAADNGASGEGSPSGSVNENKFFNGYPDELSENLKYLNKLGGPDTYEHYPTGWAAGFTGPYKMFKRYSNYAGGTCDPLVISWLKGIKARGEVRDQYHHSTDIVPTILDICGVEMPKTFNGVGQYPLSGVSMRYTFDAKANAPTQKHVQYYTMLGTRAIWKDGWKAVAVHAPLTGTGKFDKDVWELYNVAVDRSETNNLAKKNPDKLKELVAAWFDEADKNLVLPLDDRSAVEILGTERPSQEKPKTRYVYYPGTSAVPEGVAVNVRGRSFKIVGDVDIKSGASGVVFAHGSRFGGHTLFIKDNKLYYVYNFLGIQPEQTFVSSSTLTPGKHALGFEFVRESTGKNGEQIGTGHLYIDGKEVAKGPMKTQPGKFTLSGDGLCVGFDSGDAVSHQYKSPGTFKGGEILGVGVDISEQSYEDLNKEALRIMKSE from the coding sequence ATGCGAACAAGTACAAACTTATTTTTAAAGAAAAGTCTTTTTCTGTTCTTGGCATTTCTGTCATTTGGTTTAGTATCAAAATCAATAGCTCAGGCAGATCCACGAGAAGTCCGAAAAGAGAACTTTAAAGGCGTCATTGAACTTGATGTAAGGAATTCTAAAGCCGATTGGAAACCCTATACATTAAAATCGGCACCAGAAGGTGCTCCGAATGTTCTATTTATTTTATATGATGACACAGGGCAAGCCGCTTGGTCTCCCTATGGCGGAGGTATTAATATGCCAACAATGCAAAAATTAGCTGATAACGGTATTATTTATACACAATGGCACACTACAGCATTATGTTCTCCAACACGCTCTACTTTATTAACAGGTCGTAATCATCACTTAAATGGTATGTCATCTATTACCGAAACAGCAGATGGTTATCCAGGAGCAAATGCACGTATCCCTAAACAATGTGCGACAATTGGGCAAGTATTACAAGAGGCAGGCTGGAGTACTTTTTGGATCGGAAAAAATCATAATGTTCCTGAGCAAGATGTTGCCTCAGGTGGCTCTAGATCACAATGGCCAACTCAAATGGGATTTGACCGCTATTATGGTTTCATTGGAGGCGAAACTAATCAATGGTATCCAGACTTAGCAGAAGACAATCACTTTATTGAGCCGCCATACACTCCAGAAGAAGGTTATCACTTATCTAAAGATTTGGCAGATAAAGCAATTGAATACATCAAAGATCAAAAAGCGACTAACCCTTCAAAACCATGGTATATGTGGTACTGTCCTGGTGCAAACCATGCACCGCATCACGCTCCAGAGGAATACATTGCTAAATACAAAGGAAAATTTGACAGTGGTTATGAAGCATACCGCGATTGGGTTTTACCTCGAATGATTGCTAAAGGAATTTTACCTAAAGACACCAAAAATAGTCCCCTAAATTTTTTACCTCCAAATCTTGCTAATCCAGCAGATTACGTAAAACCATGGGATAAATTAAGTGCTGATGAGAAAAAATTATTCTCTAAACTAGCTGAAGTTTATGCTGGTTTCTCAGAATATACAGATGCACAAGTAGGACGCGTAATTGAGTATTTGGAAAAAACAGGCCAATTAGAAAACACTGTTGTTATTTATGCCGCTGATAATGGGGCTTCTGGAGAAGGATCTCCATCTGGCTCAGTAAACGAGAACAAATTCTTCAATGGTTACCCTGATGAGTTATCAGAAAACTTGAAATACTTAAATAAACTGGGAGGACCAGACACTTACGAACATTATCCTACAGGATGGGCCGCAGGATTTACCGGGCCATACAAAATGTTTAAACGTTATAGTAATTATGCCGGAGGAACTTGTGATCCATTAGTAATTTCGTGGCTAAAAGGTATTAAAGCAAGAGGTGAAGTACGTGACCAGTACCACCATTCGACAGACATTGTGCCAACTATTTTAGACATTTGTGGAGTAGAAATGCCTAAAACATTTAATGGTGTTGGCCAATATCCACTTTCTGGAGTTTCTATGCGTTATACATTTGATGCCAAAGCAAATGCACCAACACAAAAACATGTTCAGTATTATACTATGTTAGGCACAAGAGCTATATGGAAAGATGGATGGAAAGCTGTTGCTGTTCACGCTCCGCTAACAGGAACAGGCAAATTTGACAAAGATGTTTGGGAACTATACAACGTAGCTGTGGATAGATCCGAAACTAATAATTTGGCTAAAAAAAATCCAGATAAATTAAAAGAATTAGTAGCAGCGTGGTTTGACGAAGCTGATAAAAACTTGGTATTACCACTAGATGACCGTTCTGCAGTTGAAATTTTAGGTACCGAGCGTCCTTCACAAGAAAAGCCAAAAACCCGATATGTATATTATCCAGGCACATCGGCAGTTCCTGAAGGTGTTGCGGTAAATGTACGTGGTCGTTCATTCAAAATTGTAGGCGATGTAGATATTAAATCGGGAGCTTCGGGAGTAGTTTTTGCTCATGGATCGCGCTTTGGAGGACATACTTTATTCATCAAAGACAATAAACTATACTATGTTTATAATTTCTTAGGAATTCAGCCAGAACAAACTTTTGTTTCATCTTCTACCTTAACTCCTGGTAAACATGCCTTAGGATTTGAATTTGTGAGAGAAAGTACCGGTAAAAACGGAGAACAAATTGGTACAGGTCATTTATACATTGACGGCAAAGAAGTAGCCAAAGGCCCTATGAAAACACAACCAGGTAAATTCACACTTTCTGGTGATGGTCTTTGTGTAGGATTCGATAGTGGTGACGCTGTAAGTCATCAATATAAATCACCAGGTACTTTTAAAGGTGGAGAAATCTTAGGTGTTGGTGTTGATATTAGCGAACAAAGCTATGAAGACCTTAATAAAGAAGCTTTAAGAATTATGAAAAGCGAGTAG